The Triticum dicoccoides isolate Atlit2015 ecotype Zavitan chromosome 6A, WEW_v2.0, whole genome shotgun sequence genome has a window encoding:
- the LOC119319609 gene encoding uncharacterized protein LOC119319609, which translates to MPLLPAAAPPLPLSSHRLGLPFLSPPSPAGRPLRRGDLAIRMGGGPRTFPGGVSKWQWKRMQARKAKQLLKARLARERQLYEMRKRAELRDAVVHLERPWDPDSAPVSAAALAPTLLSVAADDQLRGLADRFHRPGGVDLWNDRDGPQVFASPDTGMASARFFPRDAVHSVQPYARLGAGDGAGAEGAQGVRRNDAVEEDAYGCSEPAVQLMERDGMWEPVIALEGGDEDNSSVRSWIHDDDDAISDSDDEEDVDFGHQRRAMVRRDGRRSGETASTMRVGSERSRQWRGHGSFSDSEGARKGHPDQRWSDRSSGSRRKPPAARWKPWNAEGSNAIGKDRIGGGSFSDSEVSRRGFEPKSRARDREDTMDAVVKWKLSYDSHGNVIRKVRIGGEFDSNSDSGRDDKLEQKWRAPNRSSPSENRRGRAGLKYRPNANSGERPGGYTRGHNDDERDQFGNGFASDLEEPTWNPRKKNEARNSNGSSEYNSDRNSRFRSGGSGAARRLDSTRPVMNANREDGGGRRSRGDGYSLRPTSEFHSSMDRNGGRQFRGDGY; encoded by the coding sequence ATGCCGCTCCtcccggcggcggcgccgccgttgCCGCTCTCCTCTCACCGCCTTGGCCTCCCCTTCCTCTCGCCCCCCTCGCCCGCCGGCCGCCCCCTCCGCCGCGGCGACCTCGCCATccgcatgggcggcggcccccgcacGTTCCCGGGCGGCGTCTCCAAGTGGCAGTGGAAGCGCATGCAGGCCCGGAAGGCGAAGCAGCTGCTCAAGGCCCGCCTCGCCCGCGAGCGCCAGCTCTACGAGATGCGCAAGCGCGCCGAGCTCCGCGACGCCGTCGTCCACCTCGAGCGGCCCTGGGACCCCGACTCGGCCCCCGTCTCCGCCGCCGCGCTGGCGCCCACCCTCCTctccgtcgccgccgacgaccagCTCAGGGGCCTCGCCGACCGCTTCCACCGCCCCGGCGGCGTCGACCTCTGGAACGACCGCGACGGGCCCCAGGTCTTCGCGTCCCCGGACACGGGCATGGCGTCGGCGCGCTTCTTCCCCAGGGACGCCGTCCACAGCGTCCAGCCCTATGCCCGCCTCGGCGCTGGCGACGGCGCCGGGGCCGAGGGCGCGCAGGGTGTTCGGCGGAATGACGCTGTGGAGGAGGACGCGTATGGTTGCAGCGAGCCTGCGGTCCAGCTGATGGAGAGGGATGGGATGTGGGAGCCGGTGATTGCTTTGGAAGGTGGAGATGAAGACAATTCGAGCGTCAGGAGTTGgattcatgatgatgatgatgctatttCTGATTCAGACGACGAAGAGGATGTTGATTTTGGACACCAAAGACGGGCAATGGTAAGACGAGATGGAAGGAGGAGTGGTGAAACTGCAAGCACTATGCGTGTTGGAAGTGAGAGGAGCAGGCAGTGGAGAGGCCATGGTTCCTTTTCAGATTCAGAAGGCGCAAGAAAAGGTCATCCTGATCAAAGATGGTCAGACAGAAGTAGTGGGAGCAGAAGGAAGCCTCCCGCCGCAAGATGGAAGCCTTGGAACGCTGAGGGCAGTAACGCCATTGGGAAGGACCGAATAGGTGGCGGTTCTTTCTCCGACTCGGAGGTGAGCCGCCGTGGTTTTGAGCCAAAATCAAGAGCAAGGGATAGAGAGGACACAATGGACGCCGTGGTGAAGTGGAAGCTCTCGTATGATAGCCATGGCAATGTGATAAGAAAGGTTCGCATTGGTGGTGAATTTGATTCCAATTCAGACAGTGGAAGGGATGACAAATTGGAACAAAAATGGAGAGCCCCGAATAGGTCTAGTCCAAGTGAGAACCGAAGAGGTCGAGCAGGGCTGAAATATAGGCCTAATGCCAACAGTGGCGAAAGGCCAGGAGGATACACGAGGGGTCACAATGATGATGAAAGGGATCAATTTGGTAACGGCTTTGCCTCGGACTTGGAGGAGCCGACATGGAAcccaagaaaaaagaacgaagctagGAACAGCAATGGCAGCAGTGAGTACAACAGTGATAGGAATAGTAGATTCAGGAGTGGTGGAAGTGGGGCTGCAAGACGGCTAGACAGTACTCGTCCTGTGATGAACGCCAACAGAgaagatggaggagggcggcggtcgaGGGGAGATGGATACTCGCTACGACCAACATCGGAATTTCACAGCTCGATGGACCGGAATGGGGGACGGCAGTTCAGAGGAGACGGATATTGA